TACTCTGACCGGCGCAACTAACTGTGTATCCGAACCAATGAATACGTCATCTTCAATAATGGTTTGATGTTTATTGACGCCATCATAATTACAGGTAATCGTACCAGCGCCAATATTGACTCTTGAACCAACAATCGAGTCACCAACATAAGCCAAATGATTCGCTTTGCTATTGGCAGCAATTTTGCTGTTCTTTACTTCTACGAAATTACCAATATGTACATCGTTTGATAAGTCCGCACCTGGACGTAAACGAGCATAAGGACCAATCAATGATTGATTGCCTACTTTTGCGCCGTCTACATGGCTATACGCATGAATGGATACACCTTTACCAATAACGCTATTGCGAATCACGCAATAAGGTCCAATCTTTGTGCCAGCGCCTAAAGTGACACAGCCCTCAAATACACAACCAACATCAATCGATACATCGGTGCCACACTCTAAAGTGCCGCGCACATCAATGCGTGCTGGATCCGCAAGCGAAACTCCTGCATCCATTAATTGATTGGCAATATTGAGTTGATGTACGCGCTCTAGTGCAGCCAGTTGATCGCGACTATTGACGCCAACAGTTTCAAACTCATCATCGGCTTGTGTTGTACGAATCGGCACGCCATCTTTCACTGCCATGGCGATTACATCAGTTAAGTAATACTCGCCCTGAGCATTACTAGAGCGTAAAGCCTTTAACCACTTCTTTAGGGAGCTCGTTGGCAACACCATGATGCCGGTATTAATTTCTTGAATTAATTTTTGCGCTGCTGTGGCGTCTTTTTCTTCAACTATCTCTTTTACCGAACCATCAGCATCGCGCACAATACGACCGTATCCAGTTGGATTGCTTAGGTTCTGTGTCAGCAAAGCCAATGCGCAATCTTGCCCTCTTACACCATCGGCTAATTTTGCTAATTTACTAAGCGTCTTTTTGGTTGTCAGGGGAACGTCGCCATACAAAACCAATGTCGGCTCTTGTACATCTAACTTAGGCAATGCTTGCAAGAGTGCGTGACCCGTACCCTTTTGCTCGGCTTGTAGTGCAGTTACTACTTTGCTAAAGCCCGCATCTTCTTTGCTTGTGTTTACTAAGAATGTTTTAACGTCGGCAGCCCCATGACCCACTACAACAACAGGACCAGTTTTAGCTTGCTTGCCCTGTAATGAAAGGGCAGTAGTCAGCACATGTTGCAGGAGAGGTTTTCCTGCCAGAGTTTGCAGGACCTTGGGCAAAGCGGATTTCATCCGCTTTCCTTGCCCAGCAGCCAATATGACGATATTCATAAAGGGGGATTATAAGTCCCCTGAATCATGGTTCCGCAGGCCAATTCATCCAAATCAGCCTCATCAATTGCCCTATCACCCGCTGATCTAGCGGCAATACCCGATAGCTCAGTCGAAATCTCTAGGTTTTTGAAATCAAAAGCTTCACCATCCATCAAATGGGATGGAACGATATGGTGCATTGAGCGGAATAAGTTTTCCACTCGGCCCGGATGCTTCTTTTCCCACTCGCGCAGCATTTCTTTCATGACCTGGCGCTGTAAATTGGGCTGACTGCCACACAAATCACATGGAATGATCGGGAAATTCATATCTGTCGCATAACGTTCAAGCAGCTTTTCGGGCACATAAGCCAAAGGACGAATCACAATGTGTTTGCCGTCATCAGAACGCAACTTTGGTGGCATTCCTTTAAGTTTGCCCGCATAGAACATGTTGAGCATCAAGGTTTCTAGGATGTCATCGCGATGATGCCCTAGAGCAATTTTCGTTGCGCCCAACTCATCTGCCACGCGATACAAAATGCCGCGACGTAAACGTGAGCACAATCCGCAGGTAGTTTTACCTTCAGGAATAACGCGCTTCACAATACTGTAGGTATCTTGCTCTTCAATGTGATACTGAACGCCCAAGCCCTTTAAATAATTAGGCAAAATTTCAGCAGGGAAATTAGGTTGCTTTTGATCTAAGTTGACAGCCACGATTTCAAAGTTAATCGGCGCACGCTCACGTAACTTCAACAGAATATCGAGCATGGCATAACTGTCTTTTCCGCCAGATACACAGACCATGACTTTGTCGCCATCCTCAATCATGCCAAAATCACCAATAGCTTGACCTACCAAGCGACAGAGTTTTTTCTCTAACTTGTTTTCTTCGAAGACAACTTTACGAATATCGCCCATAAGCGTTCTTTTCTAAATTCTTTAACTCAAGATGTCTTAATACGAAACACTTCGACGCCCACTGAGTGGCAATCTGGATACACGTCAGGCTTGGCTGTGCTGACGCGTGCAGCTAAGACTTTAGGGTGCAGCAGCATAGCTGTCACGATGTCGTCGCAAAAGGTTTCCTGCAAATGGATATGGCCCTGAGAGGCTCTAGCCTTAATGGTCTCGCGCATGAAGTCGTAATCCACCACCTCATCCAATTGATCTTGAGTTGGCGTATTCATCGCCAGTGGAATATAGAGATCGACATTTAAGATAACGCGTTGTTCCGCTTTTTTCTCAAAGTCATGAACACCAATGTTGATATAGATTTCATAGTCGCGCAAAAATAAGCGGCGGCAATCAACAAGGGCGGGATGAGAAAGAATAGCGTGCATGAATATTTACTTTTTTAAAATACTTAATGGGTTTTGAACATCACATCGCGTGATGATGGCAGCAGGTGCTGCCCGCCATCGACATATAAAGTTGTTCCAGTAATCGCGCCCGAGTCAGCCAGAAATACAGCCGCTTTTGCTATGTCTGCAGGGGTAGAAGATTTTCCCAATGGCGTCATTTGATGCGCTTTAGAAAAACCATCGCGCGTTTGATCTCCGGATGGCAGAGAGATTCCTGGAGCCAATCCAACTACTCGCAAATGCGGCGCAAAATCCATTGCTAATAATTCAACAGAGGAAAGTAGTGCGGCCTTAGATAAGGTGTAAGACAAATAATCTGGATTGAGGTTGATCAGCTTTTGATCAAGCAATTGAATTACCGCCGGAATGATTTCCAGCTTATTTGTTTTATTTTTCTGATATTCAAACATCAGCTGAGATAACAAAATTGGCGCCGTCAAATTCACCTGCATATGATCTTGCAAGCTTTTCCCTGTTAAAGGGGTTTTTGAGTTGGCGCGATCGTATTCAAAGATAGATGCGCTATTTACTAAACAGGCCAAGTTTGGGAAAGCCTTGCTCGCAGCCAAGAAAAGATCTTTGGTCGATGCCTCATTGGCCAAATCTGCCTGAAAAGCCTGAGCCTTGACACCTAAATC
The window above is part of the Polynucleobacter sp. AP-Kolm-20A-A1 genome. Proteins encoded here:
- the glmU gene encoding bifunctional UDP-N-acetylglucosamine diphosphorylase/glucosamine-1-phosphate N-acetyltransferase GlmU codes for the protein MNIVILAAGQGKRMKSALPKVLQTLAGKPLLQHVLTTALSLQGKQAKTGPVVVVGHGAADVKTFLVNTSKEDAGFSKVVTALQAEQKGTGHALLQALPKLDVQEPTLVLYGDVPLTTKKTLSKLAKLADGVRGQDCALALLTQNLSNPTGYGRIVRDADGSVKEIVEEKDATAAQKLIQEINTGIMVLPTSSLKKWLKALRSSNAQGEYYLTDVIAMAVKDGVPIRTTQADDEFETVGVNSRDQLAALERVHQLNIANQLMDAGVSLADPARIDVRGTLECGTDVSIDVGCVFEGCVTLGAGTKIGPYCVIRNSVIGKGVSIHAYSHVDGAKVGNQSLIGPYARLRPGADLSNDVHIGNFVEVKNSKIAANSKANHLAYVGDSIVGSRVNIGAGTITCNYDGVNKHQTIIEDDVFIGSDTQLVAPVRVGRGATLGAGTTLTKDAPANQLTVSRAKQISLQWQRPVKQEKKLPTKKPVAKKVVAKKTAKKAVKKVVKKTVMKTAKGKK
- the ttcA gene encoding tRNA 2-thiocytidine(32) synthetase TtcA encodes the protein MGDIRKVVFEENKLEKKLCRLVGQAIGDFGMIEDGDKVMVCVSGGKDSYAMLDILLKLRERAPINFEIVAVNLDQKQPNFPAEILPNYLKGLGVQYHIEEQDTYSIVKRVIPEGKTTCGLCSRLRRGILYRVADELGATKIALGHHRDDILETLMLNMFYAGKLKGMPPKLRSDDGKHIVIRPLAYVPEKLLERYATDMNFPIIPCDLCGSQPNLQRQVMKEMLREWEKKHPGRVENLFRSMHHIVPSHLMDGEAFDFKNLEISTELSGIAARSAGDRAIDEADLDELACGTMIQGTYNPPL
- a CDS encoding dihydroneopterin aldolase → MHAILSHPALVDCRRLFLRDYEIYINIGVHDFEKKAEQRVILNVDLYIPLAMNTPTQDQLDEVVDYDFMRETIKARASQGHIHLQETFCDDIVTAMLLHPKVLAARVSTAKPDVYPDCHSVGVEVFRIKTS
- a CDS encoding SDR family oxidoreductase, coding for MNPSSTSPSQQKKAVLVTGAAKRLGREIALQFARQGWDIAVHYGRSEQEAAQTVQEIQDLGVKAQAFQADLANEASTKDLFLAASKAFPNLACLVNSASIFEYDRANSKTPLTGKSLQDHMQVNLTAPILLSQLMFEYQKNKTNKLEIIPAVIQLLDQKLINLNPDYLSYTLSKAALLSSVELLAMDFAPHLRVVGLAPGISLPSGDQTRDGFSKAHQMTPLGKSSTPADIAKAAVFLADSGAITGTTLYVDGGQHLLPSSRDVMFKTH